The following are encoded together in the Bradymonas sediminis genome:
- a CDS encoding nitroreductase family protein, translating to MNTREAILTRRTVQKFSTDPVPEGCVERAVECALRAPNHKLTNPWRFRRAGPETREKLLNIVLDIKRADAAAKGRELKQQSIDMIQAKAGNSPELLVVTQIRNDEDAFRSREDYAAIACAIQNISLSLWSEGVGSKWATGGPTRHPDTYKLLGIDPASEEIVGFVRIGHPMVEPMESPRLPLKDVYSELP from the coding sequence ATGAACACACGCGAAGCCATTCTCACCCGCCGCACCGTCCAAAAATTCAGCACCGACCCGGTCCCCGAGGGCTGTGTTGAACGCGCCGTGGAATGCGCGCTGCGCGCCCCAAACCACAAGCTCACGAACCCCTGGCGCTTCCGGCGCGCGGGGCCTGAGACCCGCGAAAAATTGCTCAATATCGTGCTCGATATCAAACGGGCTGACGCCGCGGCCAAGGGGCGCGAGCTCAAGCAGCAGAGCATCGATATGATTCAGGCCAAAGCCGGCAACTCGCCCGAATTGCTCGTGGTCACCCAGATTCGCAATGATGAGGACGCCTTTCGCAGCCGCGAGGACTACGCCGCGATTGCCTGCGCGATCCAGAATATCTCGCTGTCGCTGTGGTCCGAAGGCGTGGGCAGCAAGTGGGCGACCGGCGGGCCGACCCGCCACCCGGACACCTATAAGCTATTGGGGATTGACCCGGCGAGTGAGGAGATCGTCGGATTCGTCCGCATCGGTCACCCCATGGTGGAGCCCATGGAGTCGCCGCGCCTGCCGCTCAAAGATGTCTACTCGGAGCTCCCCTGA
- a CDS encoding M3 family oligoendopeptidase, translating to MSHSNTAAFPVQNPSWELDSIFGGGVDSQAFEDAVQGLERDLGKMLDALESLGAISGGAGLSAQGLDDWAAFLAQLETLSDQAREAGAWAGCMSVTHTDNPRALLLPSRLNDVRARMATLWVGIEAQFRGIEDAVFARFTEHPKLAHCGLFLRELRRDANGKMDPELERLAVELNRDGLHTWGQLYDQISAQIEVEIGEGEDAKKMSVGQASNLFSDADPAKRKRAFEGLQKAWGAQSTTLATTLNAIVGSERTLYTRRGGDELSDALNNNRVERQTIEAMMEAADAFRPLLIDYMQTKSKALGLDEGMAWYDREAPLGKLDNKKISYVEAQEFIVEQAQKFSAPMGEFYRRALANRWVEVEDRPGKAQGGFCTGMPVSKEIRIFMTYGGTASGVQTLAHELGHAYHGWLMRDLGAFERRVPMGLAETASTLSEALVESAALARVEGDQKLRLLDERLQRATAFLINIPARFRLERAMHAERATGELNAEKLTEMTTEIFGKAYGAGLTSVDPTFWASKLHFYITREPFYNFPYTFGYLFSKAVYERAQAEGPSYAGVVDQLLVDTGRLTAEEIGRRYLDADLGDSAFWRAAAQSLHEDVREFKQLLGV from the coding sequence ATGAGTCATTCCAATACAGCAGCCTTTCCGGTCCAAAACCCATCCTGGGAGCTCGATAGTATCTTTGGCGGCGGGGTCGATTCCCAGGCGTTTGAGGACGCCGTCCAGGGGCTCGAGCGCGATCTCGGGAAGATGCTCGACGCGCTTGAGTCGCTGGGTGCGATCAGCGGCGGCGCCGGACTCTCGGCCCAGGGCCTCGACGATTGGGCGGCGTTTTTGGCGCAGCTTGAGACCTTGTCCGATCAGGCGCGCGAGGCCGGGGCCTGGGCCGGTTGTATGTCGGTGACTCACACCGATAACCCGCGCGCGCTGCTCCTGCCGTCCAGGCTAAATGACGTGCGCGCGCGGATGGCGACGCTCTGGGTCGGCATCGAAGCGCAGTTTCGCGGGATTGAGGACGCGGTCTTTGCGCGCTTCACCGAGCATCCGAAGCTCGCTCATTGCGGGCTGTTTTTGCGCGAATTGCGCCGCGACGCCAATGGCAAGATGGACCCGGAACTCGAGCGGCTCGCCGTTGAGTTAAACCGGGACGGTCTGCACACCTGGGGGCAATTATACGACCAGATCAGCGCGCAAATCGAAGTCGAGATCGGGGAGGGCGAAGACGCCAAGAAGATGTCGGTGGGCCAGGCGAGTAACCTTTTTTCGGACGCGGACCCCGCGAAGCGAAAGCGCGCGTTTGAGGGATTGCAAAAGGCCTGGGGCGCCCAGTCTACGACGCTCGCCACGACGCTCAACGCGATTGTCGGATCGGAGCGCACGCTCTATACCCGCCGCGGGGGCGATGAGTTGAGCGATGCGCTCAATAATAACCGGGTCGAGCGACAGACCATCGAGGCGATGATGGAGGCGGCCGATGCCTTCCGCCCCCTGCTTATCGATTATATGCAGACCAAGTCGAAGGCCCTGGGCCTCGACGAGGGCATGGCCTGGTACGACCGCGAGGCGCCGCTTGGGAAGCTCGATAATAAGAAGATCTCCTATGTCGAAGCGCAGGAGTTTATCGTGGAGCAGGCGCAGAAGTTCTCCGCGCCGATGGGTGAGTTTTACCGCCGGGCGCTGGCGAATCGCTGGGTCGAGGTCGAAGACCGACCCGGCAAGGCCCAAGGCGGCTTTTGTACCGGGATGCCGGTGTCCAAGGAAATCCGCATCTTTATGACCTACGGGGGCACCGCCTCGGGCGTGCAGACCCTGGCTCACGAGCTGGGCCACGCTTATCATGGGTGGCTGATGCGCGACCTGGGCGCGTTTGAGCGCCGGGTTCCGATGGGGCTCGCCGAGACGGCCAGCACCCTGTCGGAGGCTTTGGTGGAGTCGGCGGCGCTTGCGCGCGTCGAGGGCGACCAGAAGTTGCGCCTGCTTGACGAGCGACTTCAGCGAGCCACCGCGTTTTTGATTAATATCCCGGCACGCTTTCGCCTCGAGCGGGCGATGCACGCCGAGCGGGCGACGGGCGAATTGAACGCCGAGAAGCTCACCGAGATGACCACCGAGATCTTCGGCAAAGCCTACGGCGCGGGGCTGACCTCGGTCGACCCGACCTTCTGGGCCTCGAAGCTGCATTTTTATATCACGCGCGAACCCTTTTATAATTTCCCCTATACCTTCGGATATCTCTTCTCCAAGGCGGTCTATGAGCGCGCCCAGGCAGAAGGGCCGAGCTATGCGGGCGTGGTCGACCAATTATTGGTCGACACCGGGCGCCTCACGGCCGAGGAGATCGGGCGACGCTATCTGGACGCCGATTTGGGCGACAGCGCGTTCTGGCGCGCCGCCGCGCAATCGCTGCACGAGGACGTGCGCGAGTTCAAGCAATTGCTCGGCGTGTGA
- a CDS encoding diacylglycerol kinase family protein, with protein sequence MSIFSKKKRRNNDASDASQGSSPGEQSSGLIGVFASAKARSELDSAALESAHFLTEAHDESRRDALERFLDEGADLILVLGSDAVVAEILTLHRRHFSAHRTPLNLAVMAVGAVHTVADALGAGAPSPKALKQLSRAHRAGGLKRRRLPMLKITSSALPASQYGFACGAGLFYDIFEGFHRGAGERSSSVIAAGSVLSGMAKRLVMSGSAAPKLVQARISVDGKPHAESFGFWLAGSLESSWFGLHLASEHPSFRSGDTPRELLSQVTQSRLKPDFLRALGGTASKPNAGFRRIHIDGSAGYVLDGELYDPDKPYILQIEPAAPAVFYSL encoded by the coding sequence ATGTCGATATTTTCAAAAAAGAAACGCAGAAACAACGACGCCAGTGACGCGTCTCAAGGCTCGAGCCCAGGCGAGCAGTCCTCTGGGCTGATCGGGGTTTTCGCGAGCGCAAAAGCGCGCTCGGAGCTCGACTCCGCGGCGTTGGAGTCGGCGCATTTCCTCACGGAAGCCCACGACGAGAGTCGTCGGGATGCTCTCGAGCGCTTCCTCGATGAGGGCGCGGATTTGATCCTGGTGCTCGGGTCGGATGCCGTGGTCGCCGAGATTTTGACCTTGCATCGCCGCCACTTTAGCGCGCATCGCACCCCGTTGAACCTCGCGGTGATGGCGGTAGGGGCCGTGCATACCGTGGCCGACGCCCTCGGCGCGGGCGCGCCGAGCCCGAAGGCGCTCAAACAGTTGAGCCGGGCGCATCGAGCCGGTGGGCTTAAGCGTCGCCGGCTGCCGATGCTCAAAATCACATCGTCGGCGTTGCCCGCGTCCCAATACGGGTTTGCCTGCGGCGCGGGACTTTTTTACGATATTTTCGAGGGATTTCACCGGGGCGCAGGGGAGCGCTCAAGCAGCGTGATCGCCGCCGGGTCGGTGCTCAGCGGCATGGCGAAGCGCCTGGTGATGAGCGGAAGCGCTGCGCCTAAATTGGTGCAGGCGCGTATCAGCGTGGACGGAAAGCCGCACGCCGAGTCCTTCGGATTCTGGTTGGCCGGCAGCCTTGAGTCGAGCTGGTTTGGGCTGCATCTGGCGTCGGAGCATCCAAGCTTTCGAAGCGGTGACACGCCCAGGGAGCTATTGTCGCAGGTCACGCAGAGCCGGCTAAAGCCGGACTTTTTGCGCGCGCTGGGCGGCACGGCTTCGAAGCCGAACGCCGGTTTTAGGCGCATTCATATCGACGGCAGCGCCGGATATGTGCTTGACGGGGAACTCTACGACCCCGATAAACCCTATATATTGCAGATTGAGCCGGCCGCGCCGGCGGTATTCTACTCGCTCTAA
- a CDS encoding DEAD/DEAH box helicase, whose amino-acid sequence MVETVEKSFEDFFLSEEMLKALRTVGYKRPTPVQAESIPLILAGIDLIVQSHTGSGKTAAFAVPATDMLEANPGRIEVLVLAPTRELAKQSAAEFERLGQYKELSATAIYGGASYETQLEALKTAQIVTATPGRLLDLAKRGDIDLSTLRIFCLDEADEMLSMGFREELNAIVDFLPKERQSLLFSATVNSEIQALAKGMLYYPEYISLSGDQVAAAAVTHLYYRVAGMGRKRDLVRVIQFERPDSAIIFCNTRNDTFEVTEYLQQAGYRAKVLNGDLPQNQREATLAELRNGTVDFIVATDVAARGIDITDLTHVINYTLPSSAETYVHRTGRTGRAGKKGRAITLLAPAEMATHFDIMSLYDIEIEQRQLPTDKEVQQAQAVDRLDSLVSDVMAMKDVSGEATLALATTLLSAHAENPGAEPELDSVLAKLLALADMVLRDPKIADIVTGRAPLVAPAKAEPKKDAAEKAAPAKTPEAVEPKEEAAPAKAPTPEASESGRSKRRSNRKSRSKSSSSSRRSSKAHAETKSETKTEAKTETESNEPRRRRRRRSRGAKTTTPSSSSVSTVTPEVDTPEEPSASKRRSTGARRRQPVEDAEESRGNRSRRRKRSSGGSKSSKSSKRSRGSKSSKSSRGSKSSKRSRGSRSSKSTRDNKRSRGNKRSRRNERSSGSAASTASTPTFDTSKMYLNVGRDHVEDSKELLEMICYMSGFDTEDFADISVQSSYSFVQVLQSYFYDIINAINNQEWKGVSISAEPARK is encoded by the coding sequence ATGGTAGAGACCGTCGAGAAGTCCTTTGAAGATTTTTTCTTGAGCGAAGAGATGCTCAAGGCCCTGCGCACCGTGGGCTATAAGCGCCCCACCCCAGTCCAGGCGGAGTCGATTCCGCTGATCCTGGCCGGCATTGATCTGATCGTGCAATCGCATACGGGTTCGGGAAAAACCGCCGCCTTTGCGGTGCCCGCCACCGATATGCTCGAGGCGAACCCGGGCCGCATCGAAGTCCTGGTGCTCGCGCCCACGCGCGAATTGGCCAAACAGAGCGCGGCAGAGTTCGAGCGCCTTGGTCAGTATAAGGAATTGTCGGCCACCGCGATTTACGGCGGCGCATCCTACGAGACCCAGCTTGAGGCGCTTAAGACCGCCCAGATCGTCACCGCGACCCCCGGGCGACTCCTGGACCTGGCCAAGCGCGGCGATATCGACCTGAGCACCCTGCGCATCTTCTGCCTCGACGAGGCCGACGAAATGCTGTCGATGGGCTTCCGCGAGGAGCTCAACGCGATCGTCGACTTCCTGCCGAAGGAACGCCAGTCGCTGCTGTTCTCCGCGACGGTCAACTCCGAAATTCAGGCCCTCGCCAAGGGCATGCTCTATTATCCCGAATATATCTCGCTGTCGGGCGACCAGGTCGCCGCAGCCGCGGTCACGCACCTCTACTACCGCGTCGCCGGCATGGGTCGAAAACGCGATCTGGTGCGCGTGATTCAATTCGAGCGCCCCGATAGCGCGATCATTTTCTGCAACACGCGAAATGACACCTTCGAGGTCACCGAATACCTGCAGCAAGCCGGATACCGCGCGAAAGTGCTCAACGGCGATCTGCCGCAGAACCAACGCGAAGCCACACTGGCGGAGCTGCGAAACGGCACCGTCGACTTCATCGTGGCCACCGACGTCGCCGCGCGCGGCATCGACATCACCGACCTCACGCACGTGATTAACTACACGCTGCCGAGCTCGGCCGAGACCTATGTTCACCGCACCGGTCGCACCGGACGCGCCGGCAAAAAGGGACGCGCCATCACCCTGCTCGCCCCGGCCGAGATGGCCACGCATTTCGACATCATGTCGCTCTACGATATCGAGATCGAGCAGCGCCAATTGCCGACCGACAAAGAGGTCCAGCAGGCCCAGGCCGTGGACCGACTCGACTCGCTGGTCAGCGACGTCATGGCGATGAAAGACGTCTCTGGTGAAGCAACCCTCGCGCTCGCGACCACACTGCTGAGCGCGCACGCCGAGAATCCGGGGGCGGAGCCCGAGCTTGACTCCGTGCTCGCCAAGCTTCTTGCGCTGGCTGATATGGTCCTTCGCGACCCGAAGATCGCCGATATCGTCACCGGACGCGCGCCGCTGGTTGCGCCGGCAAAAGCCGAGCCCAAGAAAGACGCCGCCGAAAAAGCCGCGCCTGCGAAGACGCCCGAAGCCGTCGAGCCCAAAGAAGAAGCGGCACCGGCGAAAGCCCCGACGCCAGAGGCCTCCGAGAGCGGGCGGTCGAAGCGCCGGTCCAACCGCAAGAGCCGGTCGAAGTCTTCGTCCTCAAGCCGTCGCTCGAGCAAGGCCCACGCCGAAACGAAGTCGGAAACCAAAACCGAAGCGAAGACCGAAACAGAGTCGAACGAACCGCGCCGTCGCCGCCGACGGCGCTCCAGAGGCGCGAAGACCACGACCCCGTCTTCGTCATCAGTCAGCACGGTCACCCCGGAAGTCGACACCCCCGAGGAGCCGTCGGCGAGCAAACGACGCTCCACCGGCGCGCGCCGCCGCCAGCCGGTCGAAGACGCCGAGGAATCCCGCGGAAATCGAAGCCGTCGCCGCAAGCGAAGCAGCGGCGGAAGCAAGAGCAGCAAAAGCAGCAAGCGCAGCCGCGGAAGCAAGAGCAGCAAGAGCAGCCGCGGAAGCAAGAGCAGCAAGCGCAGCCGTGGGAGCCGAAGCAGCAAGAGCACCCGGGACAACAAGCGCAGCCGCGGCAATAAGCGTAGCCGCCGCAATGAGCGCAGCTCGGGCAGCGCGGCGTCGACCGCGTCGACGCCGACGTTTGACACCTCGAAGATGTACCTCAATGTCGGCCGCGATCACGTCGAAGACTCCAAAGAGTTGCTCGAAATGATCTGCTATATGTCCGGCTTCGACACCGAGGACTTCGCCGATATCTCGGTGCAGAGCAGTTATAGTTTTGTACAGGTGCTTCAGTCGTATTTTTATGACATCATCAACGCGATCAATAACCAGGAATGGAAAGGCGTGAGCATCAGCGCCGAGCCCGCGCGCAAATAA
- a CDS encoding anti-sigma factor family protein yields the protein MNCQEFQLFSDAYVDGEFEERERAEIEAHLRACSDCRAQAEMRFQFKKRFREVLGGQKAPQSLHLRITEQIKDVERQDRRARRRRSPFVRAAVIGAPLAASVMMIFVFMPKLTVMPASSEQVPVVENTIDWHKGDLPVEVTGPENQNVTRWFRGKVDFPVRLPTFQSDRVRLIGGRIAHIKDHRAAYALYDIDGARLSVMMFHSKDFKVPSDKIRTVNGREIAVLNSHGYEVAVLQSNGITYTMTSDLPEQEMLELVGSSLQK from the coding sequence ATGAATTGTCAGGAATTTCAACTTTTTAGCGACGCGTATGTCGACGGCGAGTTTGAGGAGCGCGAAAGGGCGGAGATCGAAGCTCATCTGCGCGCCTGCTCCGATTGCCGGGCACAGGCGGAGATGAGATTCCAATTCAAAAAGCGCTTCCGCGAAGTGCTCGGCGGCCAGAAAGCCCCGCAGTCCTTGCACCTGCGTATCACCGAACAAATCAAAGACGTTGAGCGCCAAGACCGCCGCGCTCGCCGCCGCCGCAGCCCATTTGTGCGGGCCGCGGTCATCGGAGCGCCGCTGGCGGCGTCTGTGATGATGATCTTCGTCTTTATGCCCAAACTTACGGTCATGCCGGCGTCCAGTGAGCAGGTGCCGGTGGTCGAGAATACCATCGACTGGCATAAGGGCGATTTGCCGGTCGAAGTTACCGGCCCCGAGAATCAGAACGTCACGCGTTGGTTCCGCGGTAAGGTCGACTTCCCCGTGCGCCTTCCTACCTTTCAGTCCGACCGAGTCCGGCTCATCGGCGGTCGTATCGCACATATCAAAGACCACCGGGCGGCCTACGCCCTCTACGATATCGACGGCGCGCGCCTGAGCGTCATGATGTTCCATAGCAAAGATTTCAAGGTCCCCAGCGATAAGATTCGCACGGTCAACGGCCGCGAGATCGCGGTGCTCAACAGCCACGGCTACGAGGTCGCGGTCCTTCAGAGCAACGGCATTACTTATACGATGACCAGCGATCTGCCCGAGCAGGAGATGCTCGAGTTGGTCGGCTCCTCGCTTCAGAAATAA
- a CDS encoding FAD-dependent oxidoreductase — MSSKNYTIAMIGAGPAALYSTDKLVNAGHNVVIINRDIKPGGLAEFGIYPNKYKMKRGLRTIFRKILSNPRVTYLGNVSVGQDADISIDEIREMGFDAIVVAVGAQGTKWLGLEGEDAESVFHAKDLVYHYNALPPYSEREFAIGENVCVIGLGNVSLDIVHWLACEKKVERVTSVARRGPAERKTTRKELRLVSGALDVEQLRAEFDTITPSMVGVGQEPEKVFGELTRFAGTPLETESDTKFNMRFFRTPSRIERDASGEVTGLVCKKTRLVPREDGGTQLETLEEEEVLPCDTVVFAIGDSIEPSLGLPLDSRWSSSFATVVEPWEAHPDRPRYMVADPTQNQPLWGTFVIGWAREASDGLVGKAKADGEQGCDEILAYLDGEFEKGPESELETPEILENLLNFLASRQIQVVDYDNVRQIEAVEQQRAEELELEEFKFSTQKDMLEMVYPPGA; from the coding sequence GTGTCTTCAAAGAACTATACCATCGCCATGATTGGGGCCGGCCCCGCCGCCCTGTATTCCACCGACAAGCTCGTCAATGCCGGGCATAATGTTGTGATTATTAACCGCGATATTAAGCCTGGGGGCTTGGCTGAGTTCGGGATTTATCCCAATAAATATAAGATGAAACGCGGCCTGCGCACGATCTTTCGAAAGATTCTGTCGAACCCGCGCGTCACCTATTTGGGCAACGTGAGTGTTGGGCAAGACGCCGATATCAGCATCGACGAGATCCGCGAGATGGGCTTTGACGCCATCGTCGTGGCGGTCGGCGCCCAGGGGACGAAATGGCTCGGTCTTGAGGGCGAGGATGCCGAGTCGGTCTTTCACGCCAAGGATCTGGTCTACCACTATAATGCGCTGCCGCCCTATAGCGAGCGGGAGTTCGCCATTGGGGAGAATGTCTGCGTCATCGGGCTGGGTAATGTCAGCCTGGACATCGTGCATTGGCTCGCCTGCGAGAAGAAGGTCGAGCGCGTCACTTCGGTCGCGCGGCGCGGCCCCGCCGAGCGAAAGACCACGCGCAAAGAGTTGCGCCTGGTCAGCGGGGCGCTCGACGTCGAGCAATTGCGCGCCGAATTCGACACGATTACGCCCAGCATGGTCGGCGTCGGCCAGGAGCCCGAGAAGGTCTTCGGCGAGCTGACCCGCTTTGCCGGAACCCCGCTGGAGACCGAGTCTGACACCAAATTCAATATGCGCTTCTTCCGCACCCCCAGCCGCATCGAGCGCGACGCGAGCGGTGAGGTGACCGGGCTTGTCTGCAAGAAGACCCGCCTGGTTCCCCGCGAAGATGGCGGCACCCAGCTCGAAACCCTCGAAGAAGAGGAGGTGCTTCCCTGCGATACGGTGGTCTTCGCCATCGGCGATAGCATCGAGCCCTCGCTCGGACTGCCGCTGGATTCGCGCTGGAGTAGCAGCTTCGCCACGGTGGTTGAGCCCTGGGAGGCGCACCCGGATCGCCCGCGCTATATGGTCGCCGACCCTACCCAAAACCAGCCGTTGTGGGGGACATTCGTCATCGGTTGGGCGCGCGAGGCCTCCGACGGGCTCGTTGGCAAGGCCAAGGCCGACGGTGAGCAAGGTTGCGACGAGATCCTGGCCTACCTCGACGGTGAGTTTGAGAAGGGGCCGGAATCGGAGCTTGAGACCCCCGAAATCCTGGAGAATCTGCTTAATTTTCTGGCCAGCCGCCAGATTCAGGTTGTCGATTATGACAATGTCCGCCAGATTGAAGCGGTCGAGCAGCAGAGAGCCGAGGAGCTAGAGCTCGAAGAGTTTAAGTTCTCCACCCAAAAAGACATGCTCGAGATGGTCTATCCGCCCGGCGCGTGA
- a CDS encoding sigma-70 family RNA polymerase sigma factor: MFGKKRSEKDIGFEREAVPHLDALYGTALRMTKDEQDAEDLVQEAMLKAYRYFDRYESGTNCKAWLFKIMTNTFINRYRKSKKSREFLVDDDYRPLQERAEAPPTNPFVDDFGEDEERLYFKVFGDEVKAALEAMPVDFRMVVLLADLQDFAYKEIAEIMDCPIGTVMSRLYRGRRMLQAGLEEYARKEGYIAAEDAAEEDAAQGENTTVLEEYRLKRAQA; this comes from the coding sequence ATGTTCGGCAAAAAGCGCAGCGAAAAGGATATCGGGTTTGAACGCGAAGCGGTCCCCCACCTCGACGCTCTATATGGCACCGCTCTACGGATGACCAAAGATGAGCAGGACGCCGAGGATCTCGTGCAAGAGGCTATGCTGAAGGCCTATCGCTATTTCGACCGCTACGAGAGCGGCACGAATTGCAAGGCGTGGCTCTTCAAGATCATGACGAATACCTTCATCAACCGGTATCGTAAGTCCAAGAAGAGCCGTGAGTTTCTGGTCGACGACGATTATCGCCCGCTCCAGGAGCGTGCCGAGGCGCCGCCGACCAACCCGTTCGTGGACGACTTCGGCGAAGACGAAGAGCGTCTCTATTTCAAGGTGTTCGGCGACGAGGTGAAGGCCGCGCTTGAGGCAATGCCGGTGGACTTCCGCATGGTCGTTCTCTTGGCTGACCTGCAGGACTTCGCCTATAAAGAGATCGCCGAGATCATGGACTGCCCCATCGGCACGGTGATGAGCCGACTCTACCGTGGGCGGCGCATGCTTCAGGCGGGCCTGGAAGAATACGCCCGCAAGGAAGGCTATATCGCCGCGGAGGACGCCGCCGAAGAAGACGCGGCTCAGGGTGAGAACACGACGGTTCTCGAAGAATATCGACTCAAACGCGCCCAAGCCTGA
- the ald gene encoding alanine dehydrogenase, whose amino-acid sequence MRIGVPTEIKDNEYRVGLIPASVREYVSRGHQVRIQKGAGEGSGISDAEYHDSGAQILDNPRDIWENSDMIVKVKEPLPSEYDLMQPNQILYTYLHLAAVPELAQVLLEKKVSAVAYETIELADGRLPLLEPMSEVAGRMSIQVGARSLERSAGGKGVLLGGVPGVLRGKVVILGGGTVGTNAATMAVGMGADVTIFDVNLYRLRDLNEMFNNRIQTLYSNAENIAVAVRGADLVVGAVLLAGARAPNLVPRSLLKEMQPGSVVVDVAVDQGGCIETCKPTTHAHPTYVIDDIVHYCVANMPGAVPRTSTFALGNTTLRDGLAIAQRGIEVAVRSDSALAKGLNTYAGCVTHPAVAASLELEYTPALDAVGRP is encoded by the coding sequence ATGAGAATCGGCGTTCCAACCGAGATCAAAGATAACGAGTATCGTGTCGGGTTGATTCCGGCTTCCGTGCGCGAATATGTGTCGCGAGGGCACCAGGTTCGTATCCAGAAGGGGGCCGGGGAGGGCAGCGGCATCTCCGACGCCGAATATCACGACTCGGGCGCGCAGATCTTGGATAACCCGCGCGATATTTGGGAAAACTCCGACATGATCGTCAAGGTGAAGGAGCCGCTTCCCTCCGAATATGATCTGATGCAGCCCAACCAGATTCTCTACACCTATTTGCACCTGGCGGCGGTGCCGGAGTTGGCGCAGGTGTTGCTTGAGAAGAAGGTGTCGGCGGTGGCCTACGAGACCATCGAGTTGGCCGACGGGCGACTGCCGCTGCTCGAGCCGATGAGCGAGGTCGCCGGGCGGATGTCGATTCAGGTCGGCGCGCGCAGCCTGGAGCGCAGCGCCGGGGGCAAAGGCGTGCTGCTCGGCGGCGTGCCGGGGGTCTTGCGCGGCAAGGTCGTCATCCTCGGCGGCGGAACCGTCGGCACCAACGCGGCGACGATGGCCGTCGGCATGGGGGCGGACGTCACGATTTTTGACGTCAACCTCTACCGGCTGCGCGACCTGAACGAGATGTTTAATAATCGCATTCAGACCCTTTATTCGAACGCCGAGAATATCGCCGTGGCGGTGCGGGGCGCCGATTTGGTGGTGGGCGCGGTGCTGCTGGCCGGCGCGCGCGCGCCAAACCTGGTGCCGCGCTCGCTGCTCAAGGAGATGCAGCCGGGCAGCGTGGTCGTGGACGTGGCGGTCGACCAGGGCGGGTGTATCGAGACCTGCAAGCCGACCACCCACGCCCATCCGACCTATGTGATCGATGATATCGTGCATTATTGCGTCGCAAATATGCCCGGCGCGGTGCCGCGCACCTCGACCTTTGCGCTGGGCAACACGACGCTGCGCGACGGGTTGGCGATTGCGCAGCGGGGGATCGAGGTGGCGGTGCGCTCAGACTCGGCGCTGGCCAAAGGGCTGAATACCTACGCGGGTTGCGTCACGCATCCGGCCGTCGCGGCCTCGCTCGAGCTTGAGTATACCCCGGCGCTTGATGCGGTGGGGCGCCCCTGA